ATAAGCCCAAAACAGCCCAAGTCAGAAAAGGAACTAAAACTCTATATGGGCACTAGCTTAACACATATCCATTATGCACAAAAATAATTTAGTTAGAAGTTCATTTTTGTGACAAGAGCCCTCTAGTGGAGAAGGGAACCATATGATCTATTTAGTAGCTAAGGcttgcaaaaaaaaagaaaaaaggttgCATAATTATAGATTACACTTCATCACACCAATGGTAAAAGCATCATCACCAACAATACCAGGACAAGGGGGCTCAAAACTTGCATACTGCAAATTACCCCACTGAGATCCTGCGAGAGATAACTAAATAGGTTCCAAAATGCGAACAAGCCAAAAAAATGCAAGCTGATCATAAATTCTATAAGAAACCACCATGAAGGAAAGACCGGAAGCAGAAAAGCCAATTTCGAGCATACCCGAACTCATTGCCGCTTTTCATCGATAGGTGGCCAGTCAAGAAACTTGCAACCCTGAAGGGATGGCGGCAGATATGTCTGCAACGAACAACCAGGGTGATCAGGAGGATACATGTAACCTTCCCCATACCCCATTTCCTTCATCAGCTTTGTGGGTGCATTCCTCAAATGCAACGGCACGCCGTCGTTCCCCCCGCCGGACTCCTTCACCACCCTCCTCGCCTCATTCAGTGCTCGGTACACCGCCACTGACTTGGGCGCCCGGGCCAAGTAGGCCACGCACTGCGCAAGACACACATCACACTCCGGCATACCAATGAAGTGGCACGCCTGGTAGCATGCAACAGCATGGCCGAGTGCAGCGGGGTCTGCGAGCCCCACATCCTCGCTAGCAAACCGGACTAGCCGGCGCGCAATGTACAGCGGCTGCTCCCCTCCCTCCAGCATCCTCGCAAGCCAGTAGATTGCCGCATCAGGGTCGCTCCCCCTCATTGATTTGTGTAGGGCACTGATCAAATTGTAGTGCTCTTCACCTGCTCGATCATATGCCAAGTGCTTGCATTGCATGGCCTCCTTCGCATGGTCGACGGTCACCGTGATATTCCCGTTGTCGTCTAGGCTCGATTGCCGGTCGACGGCCAATGTGGCTGCAATCTCCAGTGCGTTTAGGGCAACACGAGCATCGCCGTCGCAGTGGAGAGAGAGGAATTCGAGGGCTTCTTGATCGACCGAGACGGGAACTCGAGTGGTGACCTGGAGACCTTTCTCAGGGTCTGAGACGGCTCGGCGGAGCAGGGCCTCGACGTGGTGGGGCTTGAGGGGGTGCAGGGCGAGGACTCGGCAGCGGGAGAGGAGCGGGGTGGTGAGGTGGAAGGAGGGGTTCTCGGTGGTGGCTCCGACGAGGATGATGGAGCCGTCCTCGATGGCGGGGAGGAAGGAGTCCTGCTGGGACTTGGAGAACCGGTGGATCTCGTCGACGAAGAGGACGGTGCGGCGACCGAGGGGACGGGCCCGGCGGGCGGCATCGACGGCGTCACGGAGGTCGCGAACGCCGGCGGCGACGGCAGAGAGGGGGACAAAGCGGTGGGACGACTGGGGGAGGGCAACGGCGAGGCCGCGGGCGAGGGAGGTCTTGCCGGAGCCCGGAGGGCCCCAGAGGATGAAGGAAGGGAGGACGGCGGCGGCAGTTGCGGGGGGACGGATGACGGagtgaaggagggaggcggggccGAGGAGGTGGTCCTGGCCGAGGATGGCGTCGAGGGTGGCGGGGCGCATGCGCTCGGAGAGAGGGGCAGTAGGAGGGCAGGCAGTAGCGGAGGGGGCACCGGTGGCAGGGGTGGCGGGGACGACGGGGGCCGAGGGGGCGGGGGCGGCGGCTGAGCGGCGGGGGCGTTTGGAGTGGGGTTCGTTGTTGTTGGAGAGGAAGAAGCGGTCGAGGCTGGGTTGGAAGGTGGGGGAATGACAAGAGGGtttggaggaggagggggaggaggatggGGTTTGGGAGAGAATCCACTCGGTGGCTTCGAGGGAGGAACGGCCGCCGGTGGCGGCGAGGGCTTGGGAGGCGATCTCCTGGGAGAAGCCCATGCTGAGGAGTTCCTCCATGGTTCTCCTTGTTTCTTTCGTACGTAGACTTCTACTGCTTC
Above is a genomic segment from Elaeis guineensis isolate ETL-2024a chromosome 1, EG11, whole genome shotgun sequence containing:
- the LOC105039724 gene encoding uncharacterized protein, with product MEELLSMGFSQEIASQALAATGGRSSLEATEWILSQTPSSSPSSSKPSCHSPTFQPSLDRFFLSNNNEPHSKRPRRSAAAPAPSAPVVPATPATGAPSATACPPTAPLSERMRPATLDAILGQDHLLGPASLLHSVIRPPATAAAVLPSFILWGPPGSGKTSLARGLAVALPQSSHRFVPLSAVAAGVRDLRDAVDAARRARPLGRRTVLFVDEIHRFSKSQQDSFLPAIEDGSIILVGATTENPSFHLTTPLLSRCRVLALHPLKPHHVEALLRRAVSDPEKGLQVTTRVPVSVDQEALEFLSLHCDGDARVALNALEIAATLAVDRQSSLDDNGNITVTVDHAKEAMQCKHLAYDRAGEEHYNLISALHKSMRGSDPDAAIYWLARMLEGGEQPLYIARRLVRFASEDVGLADPAALGHAVACYQACHFIGMPECDVCLAQCVAYLARAPKSVAVYRALNEARRVVKESGGGNDGVPLHLRNAPTKLMKEMGYGEGYMYPPDHPGCSLQTYLPPSLQGCKFLDWPPIDEKRQ